From one Amycolatopsis sp. FDAARGOS 1241 genomic stretch:
- a CDS encoding GAF domain-containing protein translates to MIGARYAALGVIGADGRLTEFVHGGMGADAITRIGHLPEGLGLLGALIDDPRPIRLTRLQDDLRSIGFPPGHPPMESFLGVPIRVRDSVFGNLYLCDGTRGRFGAEDEQLALALAAAAGGAIENARLYETAQSRQAWLRASGAIARELLSPDQGSPLDLVASHMRELAAADLVTIIRPSGDANLLRVDRAVGLEAEALLGVLIPAEATMAGTVMATGRPRVGSWPKERERLGRVPVVELDIDAVLAVPLTSHGRVTGVLTAARRAGRPPFTDEDLKMAAGFADQAAVAVELAQARAEQQLNALHDERDRIAAELHGEIVQRLYAESLSLQTTLGLAKSPFVAARLRESIAGLDDIIDHVQATVFRLDDVAPVRRVPLRDEVLRVLSGSSADAGAGSGHPLHGQAGHPPSGRGGPVRRRGAAARRRSRRGHGGGRGNQRSSAPAHGGRAV, encoded by the coding sequence CTGATCGGCGCGCGGTACGCGGCGCTGGGGGTGATCGGCGCGGACGGACGGCTGACGGAGTTCGTGCACGGTGGCATGGGTGCGGACGCGATCACCCGGATCGGGCACCTGCCCGAGGGCCTAGGTCTGCTCGGCGCGCTGATCGATGACCCGCGGCCGATCCGGCTGACCCGGCTCCAGGACGACCTGCGGTCCATCGGGTTCCCGCCGGGACACCCGCCGATGGAGAGCTTCCTCGGCGTGCCGATCCGGGTGCGGGACAGCGTTTTCGGCAACCTGTACCTGTGCGACGGGACCCGGGGCCGGTTCGGCGCTGAGGACGAGCAGCTTGCCCTCGCGCTGGCTGCCGCGGCCGGCGGCGCCATCGAGAACGCGCGGTTGTACGAAACCGCGCAGAGCCGGCAGGCCTGGCTCCGTGCGTCGGGCGCGATAGCCCGTGAGTTGCTGTCGCCCGACCAGGGAAGCCCGCTGGATCTCGTCGCGAGCCACATGCGGGAATTGGCGGCCGCGGATCTGGTCACGATCATCCGTCCAAGCGGCGACGCGAACTTGCTGCGGGTGGACCGCGCGGTGGGCCTCGAAGCGGAGGCGTTGCTCGGCGTGCTCATCCCCGCCGAGGCCACGATGGCCGGCACGGTGATGGCGACCGGGAGACCAAGGGTGGGTTCCTGGCCGAAGGAGCGGGAACGGCTGGGCCGCGTACCGGTGGTCGAGCTGGACATCGATGCGGTGCTCGCGGTGCCGTTGACCAGCCACGGTCGGGTGACCGGGGTGCTGACCGCCGCGCGCCGGGCTGGCCGGCCGCCGTTCACCGACGAGGATCTGAAGATGGCCGCCGGGTTCGCGGATCAGGCCGCGGTGGCGGTCGAATTGGCGCAGGCGAGGGCAGAGCAGCAGCTGAACGCCCTGCATGACGAACGCGACCGGATTGCGGCCGAACTGCACGGCGAGATCGTGCAGCGCCTGTATGCCGAGAGCCTGTCGTTGCAGACCACGCTGGGGCTGGCGAAGTCCCCGTTCGTCGCGGCCCGGCTGCGCGAATCGATCGCCGGCCTGGACGACATCATCGACCACGTGCAGGCAACCGTGTTCCGGCTTGACGACGTGGCCCCGGTCCGGCGGGTGCCGCTTCGCGACGAGGTGCTGCGCGTGCTGTCTGGAAGCAGCGCCGACGCTGGGGCTGGTTCCGGCCACCCGCTTCACGGGCAAGCTGGACACCCACCCAGCGGACGCGGTGGACCCGTTCGTCGGAGAGGCGCTGCGGCTCGTCGCCGCTCACGCCGCGGCCACGGCGGTGGACGTGGAAATCAGCGCAGCTCCGCACCGGCTCACGGCGGTCGTGCAGTGTGA
- a CDS encoding nitroreductase: MRTGAWTAAETEHLARAVLGAPSVHNLQPWLLDLAPGQAWLRERRDLVLPHHDPDGRDRSVSCGAAVANLELAVRTLGRAADVTLLPKESWSEMVAQVDARRLSAPRHEEVRLHRAIAHRASHRKPFGLQPVRDSAARQVVSAARTRGVDARLVAGEADLAAVAKLLHIAAEKFQRDSGYQRELSLWTIRDEPAHRHGVGIPAGRIPAGAVPWAGLVHRATEVPHWTEIEARLAAGALLVLVTLGDTRRDHLQAGYALERAWLTAVDLGLAGAVLTQPLHVDAVRTKLAEDLALIGVPQVLMRIGHSAGPEPPRVRRATEELVHHVES, from the coding sequence GTGCGAACCGGGGCCTGGACGGCCGCCGAGACCGAGCACCTCGCCCGCGCCGTGCTCGGCGCACCGTCCGTGCACAACCTCCAGCCGTGGCTGCTGGACCTCGCGCCGGGACAGGCGTGGCTGCGTGAACGGCGTGATCTCGTCCTGCCGCACCACGACCCGGACGGCCGGGACCGATCCGTGTCGTGCGGCGCAGCCGTCGCGAACCTGGAGCTGGCGGTGCGGACGCTGGGCCGGGCCGCCGACGTCACCCTCCTGCCCAAGGAAAGCTGGTCCGAAATGGTCGCGCAGGTCGATGCCCGGCGGTTGTCCGCGCCAAGGCACGAAGAGGTCCGGCTGCACCGCGCGATCGCCCACCGGGCGAGCCACCGGAAGCCGTTCGGCCTGCAACCGGTGCGCGACAGCGCTGCCCGGCAGGTCGTATCGGCCGCCAGAACGAGGGGTGTCGATGCCCGGCTGGTCGCCGGTGAGGCAGACCTCGCGGCCGTCGCCAAGCTGCTGCACATCGCGGCGGAGAAGTTCCAACGCGACAGTGGGTACCAGCGCGAGTTGTCGTTGTGGACGATCCGGGACGAGCCTGCTCATCGCCACGGCGTCGGCATTCCCGCTGGTCGCATCCCGGCCGGGGCGGTGCCGTGGGCGGGGCTGGTCCACCGGGCGACCGAGGTCCCGCACTGGACCGAAATCGAAGCGCGCCTCGCGGCCGGTGCGCTGCTCGTCCTTGTCACGCTCGGCGACACCCGCCGCGACCACCTCCAGGCCGGGTACGCTTTGGAACGCGCGTGGCTCACGGCCGTGGACCTCGGCCTGGCGGGGGCCGTGCTGACCCAGCCCCTGCACGTTGACGCGGTGCGCACGAAACTCGCGGAAGATCTCGCGCTGATCGGGGTGCCGCAGGTGCTCATGCGGATCGGGCACAGCGCGGGCCCGGAGCCGCCGCGGGTGCGGCGGGCCACCGAAGAGCTCGTGCACCACGTCGAGAGCTGA
- a CDS encoding DUF6292 family protein, with translation MTRTLTSDQDREYAFLCALSGYVAEVSAAVGVGEESCTTDVDPSASVYIALEMRLPRHPERDVALLWDERHGWSVAIETHSGEDLLVVAYVGGALVPEPAQLSRFLDALAGGARPVLTVPPELGCPEDDLLGRLQRYRRDLWAAGAGRLGRKR, from the coding sequence GTGACCCGCACCCTCACCAGCGATCAGGATCGGGAATACGCGTTCCTGTGCGCGCTGTCGGGCTACGTGGCCGAGGTGAGCGCCGCGGTGGGGGTGGGCGAGGAGTCGTGCACCACCGATGTGGACCCGTCAGCGTCGGTGTACATCGCGCTGGAGATGCGCCTGCCGCGTCACCCGGAGCGGGACGTAGCGCTGTTGTGGGATGAGCGGCACGGCTGGTCTGTAGCCATCGAGACCCACTCCGGGGAGGACCTCCTCGTGGTCGCCTACGTCGGCGGAGCGCTGGTACCGGAGCCGGCGCAGCTGTCGCGGTTCCTCGATGCGCTTGCCGGGGGCGCCAGGCCGGTCCTCACCGTTCCGCCTGAACTCGGCTGTCCGGAGGACGACTTGCTCGGGCGCCTGCAGCGTTACCGCCGCGACCTGTGGGCCGCGGGCGCGGGCCGGCTCGGCAGGAAGAGGTGA
- the crcB gene encoding fluoride efflux transporter CrcB gives MTKALIFVGAMVGAPMRYITDRLVQACHDSLFPWGTFTLNLVGCLILGGLAGAGPAIPASLVALLGTGFCGVLTTYSTYSYETFRLVEQKSYFYAAANVMVSAIAGLGAALLGYVSFKPPWAERRTMPVARRAESDWPAHNCEFVPERRWSKGHQKCAMDRRQRSR, from the coding sequence ATGACCAAAGCGCTCATCTTTGTCGGTGCCATGGTCGGCGCGCCCATGCGGTACATCACCGACCGCTTGGTGCAAGCCTGCCACGACAGCCTCTTTCCCTGGGGCACCTTCACCCTCAACCTCGTTGGCTGCCTGATCCTCGGCGGCCTTGCCGGAGCGGGCCCGGCAATACCTGCATCGTTGGTCGCTCTCCTCGGCACCGGCTTCTGTGGCGTGCTGACCACCTACAGCACGTACAGCTACGAAACCTTCCGCCTCGTCGAACAAAAAAGCTACTTCTATGCTGCGGCCAACGTCATGGTCAGCGCCATCGCAGGCCTCGGCGCCGCGCTGCTCGGTTACGTCTCGTTCAAGCCGCCGTGGGCTGAACGACGGACCATGCCGGTAGCGCGGCGGGCCGAATCTGACTGGCCTGCCCATAACTGCGAGTTCGTTCCTGAACGTCGATGGTCAAAAGGGCACCAGAAATGCGCCATGGACCGACGGCAGCGAAGCCGATGA
- a CDS encoding DUF190 domain-containing protein: MLRGSEGYGTSWVIHADRILDLAESLPVVVITVDTEDRIRAFLPELDELVSEGTVLIDEVESLRYRGKQVL; the protein is encoded by the coding sequence GTGTTGCGCGGCAGCGAAGGCTACGGCACCTCCTGGGTCATCCACGCCGACCGCATCCTCGACCTGGCCGAGAGCCTGCCCGTCGTCGTGATCACCGTCGATACGGAAGATCGCATTCGTGCGTTCCTGCCCGAACTCGATGAACTGGTCAGCGAAGGCACCGTGCTGATCGACGAGGTCGAAAGCCTGCGCTACCGCGGAAAACAAGTGTTATGA
- a CDS encoding CrcB family protein, producing the protein MLVVIAVGGGVGAVSRYGLAERLPTQPRRFPWGTFVTNVVGCFLIDVLMVLIAEVWVAHRLVRPFLGVGVARVYHVLYVRGRNPETAAAGTVSPAFVYLAGILISAMLAVIAGGRLTRRVSSSSGAGNRAG; encoded by the coding sequence GTGCTTGTCGTGATTGCCGTCGGCGGTGGCGTCGGAGCGGTTTCGCGTTACGGTCTCGCTGAACGGCTGCCCACGCAACCGCGACGCTTCCCGTGGGGCACGTTCGTCACCAACGTGGTTGGTTGCTTTCTGATCGATGTCCTCATGGTGCTGATCGCCGAGGTTTGGGTGGCGCACCGCCTCGTGCGGCCGTTCCTCGGTGTGGGCGTCGCCAGGGTTTACCACGTTCTCTACGTACGCGGCCGAAACCCGGAGACTGCTGCAGCCGGAACGGTGAGCCCGGCTTTCGTCTACCTCGCTGGCATCCTGATCTCCGCCATGCTCGCCGTCATCGCGGGTGGTCGGCTCACCCGACGAGTTAGCAGCTCGAGCGGCGCTGGGAACAGGGCAGGATGA